A single genomic interval of Patescibacteria group bacterium harbors:
- a CDS encoding glycine--tRNA ligase, producing MEKIVSLCKRRGFIYPGSEIYGGLRGTWDYGPFGNELKFNLKQEWWKTMVKEREDVVGVSASILMNPKVWEASGHTQNFVDPLVECKICHQRFGVDEKEQIKNHEEQHTKKKEKTSWTEPKKFNILVETKLGVVEGEKDITYLRGEITQGVHVNFKNILNSSRLKIPFGVAQIGKAFRNEITPGNFTYRSIEFEQMELQYYVRPDEKESMKQYDFWKKTRMEWYKKLGIKKDKLRFREHAKDELAHYARAAWDIEYETPFGWKECEGIHHRGDWDLSRHQQYSGQDMSYFDEETKEKFIPWVIETSGGVDRATLFFLIDAYCEEKDSSTKLGTSRIVLKLHPKLAPYKAAVFPLLKNKPELVKKAWKIYQELKKSFEIAWDDRGNIGKRYFSQDEIGTPFCITVDFDTLEKDTVTVRDRDSMKQKRVEIKELKTYLEEKINV from the coding sequence ATGGAAAAAATTGTAAGTTTATGTAAAAGGCGAGGATTTATTTATCCTGGTTCTGAAATTTATGGTGGACTTCGAGGAACATGGGATTATGGTCCGTTCGGAAATGAGCTGAAATTTAATCTTAAACAGGAATGGTGGAAAACAATGGTGAAAGAGCGTGAAGACGTGGTTGGTGTTAGTGCTTCAATTTTAATGAACCCAAAAGTTTGGGAGGCATCCGGTCATACGCAGAATTTTGTTGACCCGCTGGTTGAGTGTAAAATTTGCCACCAAAGATTTGGAGTTGACGAGAAAGAGCAAATTAAGAATCACGAAGAACAGCATACGAAAAAGAAAGAAAAAACAAGCTGGACAGAACCGAAAAAATTCAATATTCTTGTAGAAACCAAACTCGGCGTAGTTGAAGGCGAAAAAGATATTACTTATTTGCGCGGGGAAATCACCCAGGGCGTCCATGTTAATTTTAAAAATATTTTAAATTCTTCAAGATTGAAAATCCCTTTTGGCGTTGCACAAATCGGCAAAGCATTCAGAAATGAAATTACTCCTGGAAATTTCACTTACCGCTCAATAGAATTTGAACAAATGGAGCTTCAATATTATGTTAGGCCTGATGAAAAAGAATCGATGAAACAGTATGATTTTTGGAAAAAAACGAGGATGGAATGGTATAAAAAACTGGGAATTAAGAAAGACAAATTAAGATTCAGGGAACACGCTAAAGATGAATTGGCGCATTATGCGCGTGCTGCCTGGGATATTGAATATGAAACGCCCTTTGGATGGAAAGAATGCGAAGGAATTCATCATCGCGGGGACTGGGATTTGTCCCGCCATCAGCAGTATTCTGGACAGGACATGTCTTATTTTGACGAAGAAACCAAAGAAAAATTTATTCCCTGGGTTATTGAAACATCAGGAGGAGTGGACAGGGCGACTCTATTCTTTCTAATCGATGCTTATTGTGAAGAAAAAGATTCCTCGACTAAGCTCGGAACAAGCCGCATTGTTTTAAAATTGCATCCTAAATTAGCGCCGTATAAAGCAGCAGTTTTCCCATTATTAAAAAACAAACCTGAATTAGTTAAAAAAGCATGGAAGATTTATCAAGAGTTGAAAAAAAGCTTCGAAATTGCCTGGGATGACCGGGGGAACATCGGCAAAAGATATTTTTCACAAGATGAAATCGGCACGCCGTTCTGCATAACAGTTGATTTTGATACTTTGGAAAAAGATACAGTAACAGTCAGAGACAGAGATAGTATGAAACAAAAAAGAGTGGAAATAAAAGAATTAAAAACCTATTTAGAAGAAAAAATAAATGTCTAG
- a CDS encoding AI-2E family transporter — MSDSRTINISTNTILKVIFIILLLVFVYLIKNVIIIFLFALIITSAIAPMVSFLEKIKIPRVIGTLLVYIVVVGMLALIVYLIIPGIARDIKSFASSLPQYIEKISDKFDSLKDISSKYQGIVNSVQNSLSELGDYLKGKSANLLSTAFGIFGGVFSFIMILIISFYISVLKKGVQRTLTAVIPIHYRDRILDLWERAQQKFGKWLQGQVILGVIIGILVYIGLSFLNIKFALLLAVLAGVLEIFPYIGPVLAGIPAVLIGFLQAPIIGLWVLILYVVIQQLENYVITPLVIGKVVGLNPIVVIMALLIGGQLGGILGMILAVPLAAVFAEFLKDMIKERKQPEQK; from the coding sequence ATGAGCGACTCAAGAACAATAAACATCTCTACCAATACCATTTTAAAGGTTATATTTATAATCTTGCTTTTGGTATTTGTTTACTTGATTAAAAATGTAATCATTATTTTCCTTTTTGCGTTGATTATTACATCAGCCATTGCTCCAATGGTAAGTTTTTTAGAGAAAATAAAAATACCCCGGGTAATCGGTACATTATTGGTTTATATTGTTGTAGTCGGTATGTTGGCTTTGATAGTTTATCTAATAATTCCAGGCATTGCCCGCGATATTAAGAGTTTTGCTTCGTCTTTGCCGCAATATATCGAAAAAATATCGGATAAATTCGATTCATTAAAAGATATCTCATCGAAATACCAGGGTATAGTTAACAGTGTCCAGAATTCTTTGTCTGAATTAGGGGATTATCTAAAAGGAAAGAGCGCTAATCTGCTTTCAACCGCATTCGGAATTTTTGGCGGAGTGTTTTCTTTTATAATGATTTTAATCATATCTTTTTATATCTCAGTATTAAAAAAAGGCGTCCAGAGAACTCTGACCGCCGTTATCCCGATTCATTATCGCGACCGCATATTAGATTTATGGGAAAGAGCTCAGCAGAAATTCGGCAAGTGGCTACAGGGACAGGTAATTTTAGGAGTGATTATCGGCATTTTAGTTTATATCGGGCTTTCCTTTTTAAATATTAAATTTGCGCTTTTATTGGCTGTTTTGGCCGGTGTTTTAGAAATTTTTCCCTATATCGGGCCGGTTCTGGCAGGCATTCCGGCAGTATTAATAGGTTTTTTGCAGGCGCCGATTATCGGTCTTTGGGTTCTTATCTTATACGTGGTTATTCAACAGCTTGAAAATTATGTAATTACCCCATTGGTTATTGGCAAGGTGGTTGGCTTAAATCCGATAGTTGTAATTATGGCTTTGCTTATTGGCGGGCAATTAGGTGGGATTCTTGGAATGATTCTGGCAGTTCCCTTGGCCGCGGTTTTTGCAGAATTTTTGAAGGATATGATTAAAGAAAGAAAACAACCAGAGCAAAAATAA
- a CDS encoding insulinase family protein yields MSRPYQKFTFKNGLRLVAVPMKNTKAVTVLVLVGTGSKYETKEINGISHFLEHMFFKGTKKRPNTLVIAEMLDKVGGQFNAFTDKEMTGYWAKVDIKHIELALDWVSDIFLNSKLDPKEIEREKGVIIEELNMYLDNPSRYIGDLWDKLLYKNQPAGWLISGEKETIKKMARRDFTNYLKSHYSSHNTVIAVAGNINHNIKDKIKEYFKAINMVSSPQKKKTIEKQNKPEVLVHYKKTDQTHLFLGVRGYDMFHPDKYVLSVLGVILGGNMSSRLWIKIREREGLAYYVKTGTDNTTDTGCLYTRVGADNNRVDRTIKIILENYQLMKDEKIGKEELKKAKDFMKGRTILAMEESDEQAGFYANQELMENKILTLDEIFAKIEAVTADDIQRVARDIFKQEKLNLALIGPFKDKAKFERLLKL; encoded by the coding sequence ATGTCTAGACCATATCAGAAATTTACATTTAAAAACGGACTAAGACTAGTCGCTGTTCCGATGAAAAACACCAAGGCAGTGACTGTTTTAGTTTTGGTCGGAACCGGTTCGAAATACGAAACCAAGGAAATCAACGGTATTTCCCATTTTTTAGAGCATATGTTTTTTAAAGGAACCAAGAAGAGGCCGAATACTTTGGTAATAGCCGAGATGCTTGATAAGGTAGGTGGACAATTCAATGCTTTTACAGACAAAGAAATGACAGGTTATTGGGCGAAAGTGGATATTAAACACATAGAATTGGCTCTTGATTGGGTTTCGGATATATTTTTAAATTCCAAACTCGACCCAAAAGAAATAGAACGCGAGAAAGGAGTAATTATTGAAGAATTGAATATGTATTTGGATAATCCCAGCAGGTACATCGGAGATTTATGGGATAAATTACTTTACAAAAACCAGCCAGCTGGCTGGCTGATTTCTGGAGAAAAGGAAACGATTAAAAAAATGGCCCGGAGAGATTTTACAAATTATTTAAAAAGCCACTATTCATCTCATAATACAGTAATCGCCGTAGCCGGAAACATTAATCATAATATAAAAGATAAAATTAAAGAGTATTTTAAAGCCATAAATATGGTTTCATCTCCGCAAAAGAAGAAGACTATTGAAAAACAAAATAAACCGGAAGTATTAGTTCATTATAAAAAGACCGACCAAACCCATTTATTTTTAGGAGTCAGAGGATATGATATGTTTCACCCTGATAAATATGTTTTAAGTGTATTGGGTGTAATTTTGGGAGGTAATATGAGTTCACGGCTGTGGATTAAAATTCGCGAGAGAGAAGGATTGGCTTATTATGTAAAAACGGGAACCGATAATACTACTGATACTGGTTGTTTGTATACCCGCGTTGGTGCTGATAATAATCGAGTGGATAGGACGATTAAGATAATTCTTGAAAATTATCAATTAATGAAGGACGAAAAAATTGGCAAAGAAGAATTAAAAAAAGCCAAAGATTTTATGAAAGGAAGAACAATTTTAGCAATGGAAGAATCTGATGAACAGGCCGGATTTTATGCCAACCAAGAGCTTATGGAAAATAAAATTTTGACTCTTGATGAGATATTTGCTAAAATAGAAGCAGTAACAGCGGACGATATTCAGAGAGTAGCAAGAGATATTTTTAAGCAGGAAAAATTAAATTTAGCATTAATTGGTCCCTTTAAGGACAAGGCCAAGTTTGAGCGCCTGTTAAAATTATGA
- the rsmI gene encoding 16S rRNA (cytidine(1402)-2'-O)-methyltransferase has translation MAKLYIIATPIGNLKDITLRALEALKEVNLILCEDTRVTRKLLEHYNIKTEVESYHQHSKINKVNHIIDLLKQGKNLALVSDSGTPGISDPGNKLIEEVKNFAEIVPISGPSAITAIAGISGFPMDKFVFLGFPPHKKGRQKFFKELAEYKYPVIIYESPHRIMKTLNELSQINDFEIVVGRELTKKFETTYRGKISEIINQIEPRGEFVIVLWKKS, from the coding sequence ATGGCAAAATTATACATTATTGCAACTCCCATAGGAAATTTGAAGGATATAACCTTGCGCGCATTAGAGGCTTTAAAAGAGGTTAATTTAATTTTATGCGAAGATACAAGAGTGACGAGAAAATTATTGGAACATTACAATATTAAAACTGAAGTCGAAAGCTACCACCAGCACAGCAAAATCAATAAAGTGAATCATATTATTGATTTATTAAAACAAGGCAAAAATCTGGCTTTAGTTTCTGATTCCGGTACTCCGGGCATATCGGACCCGGGGAATAAATTAATTGAAGAAGTTAAGAATTTTGCAGAGATTGTCCCGATTTCCGGCCCAAGTGCCATTACTGCAATTGCCGGCATTTCTGGATTTCCTATGGATAAATTCGTTTTTCTTGGGTTTCCCCCGCATAAAAAGGGCAGGCAGAAATTTTTCAAAGAGCTTGCGGAATATAAATATCCCGTGATAATATACGAATCGCCGCACAGAATTATGAAAACCCTGAACGAATTAAGCCAAATCAATGATTTTGAAATAGTTGTTGGCAGGGAATTAACCAAAAAATTTGAAACGACCTATCGCGGAAAGATTTCAGAAATAATTAATCAAATTGAGCCAAGGGGAGAGTTTGTAATAGTATTATGGAAAAAATCTTAA